A stretch of the Capsicum annuum cultivar UCD-10X-F1 chromosome 8, UCD10Xv1.1, whole genome shotgun sequence genome encodes the following:
- the LOC107838880 gene encoding G-protein coupled receptor 1 isoform X3, translating into MCCSFFSIIGDPSKGFFCYAQGYATHFFCLASFLWTTAIAFTLHRTVVRHKTDVEDLEPMFHLYVWGTSGVMTVIRSIANNHEHLSRLGTWCWAQTGHTGKVVHFITFYAPLWGAILFNGVTYFQVIRMLNNATRMAVGMSERSYQPDPRSDMKALNRWGYYPLILIGSWFFGTINRIHDVVEPGHKIFWLSVLDVGMAQLMGLFNSIAYGLNSSVRRAIYERLDLLPEWAQRWLPKCSRLRGQHQDSELVPLKIQDQQ; encoded by the exons ATGTGCTGCAGTTTCTTCAGCATAATTGG GGATCCTTCCAAAGGGTTCTTCTGTTATGCTCAGGGATATGCAACACATTTCTTCTGCCTAGCCTCTTTCTTGTGGACAACAGCAATTGCCTTTACTCTTCACCGAACAGTTGTTAGACACAAGACTGATGTAGAGGATTTGGAGCCAatgtttcatttatatgtttGGG GAACTTCAGGAGTAATGACAGTTATAAGATCAATTGCCAATAATCATGAGCATCTAAGTCGGTTGGGCACTTGGTGTTGGGCACAGACTGGACACACAGGAAAG GTGGTACACTTCATAACGTTTTATGCACCTCTTTGGGGTGCCATTCTTTTTAATGGCGTCACCTATTTTCAAGTTATACGGATGCTAAACAATGCAACTCGT ATGGCAGTGGGCATGTCAGAGCGGTCATACCAACCAGATCCGCGGTCAGACATGAAG GCGCTAAATCGTTGGGGTTACTATCCCCTCATTCTTATTGGATCATGGTTTTTCGGTACAATCAACCGTATACATGACGTTGTTGAACCCGGTCATAAGATCTTTTGGCTTTCTGTTCTTGATGTTGGAATGGCACAGCTCATG GGTCTCTTTAACTCAATAGCATATGGTCTTAACAGCTCAGTCCGTAGGGCAATTTATGAGAGATTGGATCT GTTACCCGAATGGGCTCAAAGATGGCTTCCAAAATGCTCAAGGTTACGAGGCCAACATCAGGACAGTGAATTAGTCCCCCTAAAGATTCAAGACCAGCAATAA